The Granulicella sp. 5B5 nucleotide sequence CATCGGCTTTCAGGCTGGCGCCCCCCGATGAGGACACCGTCTATGCCTGGCTGACCGAGGAATGCGGCCGCATTCTCCGGTTCGACGCTGCCTCCGTACTGAACAGTCATCTTTTGGGCCCGGGTCTCTCCATAGACTTGGCTAAGCTTTCGCCGGATAAGCAAATGCACATCATGCGCCTGTTGAGGAGTGGCATGGTGTTCGTCGTTGCCGATCGCCCATACCGGTTCGTAGGCGATGCTGAGACGAGATAGAGCCTCGCTTGGAACGCCAGCTAATCCCGTCGAGAGTTGACGGTCGAGCACCGCCTCCGTCTGTTTACTTTTGCGCTGTTCCAGCGTCTCGCCCACGCAAAGGATTACGTCCAATCCTGCCGCCAGCGTACACACTACTTTCTGGTTGATAAATTCGTCGGATTCGCCTAACTTGTGCCGGCCCTCGCTGTGTCCCAGAATAACGTATCCGCAACTGAGATCGAGCAACATCGTTGGGCTAACCTCTCCCGTGAACGCGCCCTCGGCTTGTGGGTACATATTTTGTGCACCAAGGGCGACCTGACTACCCTTAAGCATGTCGCCGACAAGAGCAAGATAGGGGAATGGTGGACAGAGAATGACTGTGACATGGTCGGCGACGACAAGGCCATCGATAATACCCCTTGCTAACTGCTCCGCTTCGAAGGCAGTCGTATGCATCTTCCAATTCCCGACGATGAATTTCTGACGTATGTGCGTTTTCATTTCGCGCTCCCAGCGTAGGCGTTAGTCGCCATATCATGCGTAGCGCTCTCGCGATGATCCGCCTCTACCGCCCCGTCGTACTTGCCCAGGTGAGCAGCCCGGTCACACTTGGCGCGATGGTAGATAGCTTCCTGTGCCGGAATCACATTTGCCTGTTCGCCATGCCAGATTTCCAAAGCCGGTTCCTGAATGGCCCGACCGAAGGAGAACGACAACTCCCACAGAAGGCGCGACTTGTATCGGACGTTCATCGCATTGAGACGGACCGAAGCAAGTTCGCCGGATTGGCCGCCCGACAAGAAGACCACTCCAGGAACGGCGGCAGGAACCGAGCGCAACAAACAGCCTACGGTTGCATCGGCTACTTCCTCGACCGTGTTTTGTCTCGGACAAGTCAGACCGGGAAGCACCATGTTAGGCTTCAGGATCATTCCCTCAAGCTTAACCCGTTGCGAGTAAAGCTCTCGGAACACAGTTCGTAGAACTCTCTCGGTTACTTCGGAGCAAACCTCCAGAGTGTGGTCTCCCTCCATCAAGACCTCCGGTTCCACGACCGGAACAAGGCCTGCCTCCTGACACAACCCGGCATAGCGGGCGAGTGCGTGTGCATTCGCCTCGATGCACCCGTGGCTCGGAATCCCATCGCCGATAGCGAAAACCGCTCGCCACTTCGCGAAACGTGCGCCCATCTCCAGATATTCCGTTAGACGAGCGCGCAAGCCGTCCAAACCTTCCGTAACCTTTTCGCCTGGAAAGGACGCCATCTCTTTGGCTCCGAGGTCGACTTTGATGCCTGGAATGATTCCGATTGCAGCGAGGGCCCTAGCAAAAGGAGCGCCATCGTCCTTCTTCTGCCGAATCGTTTCGTCGTAGAGGATTGCGCCGCTGATTGACTCGTGCAACCCCGGCGTATTGACAATCAATTCTCGGTATTGCCGGTGAGCCTCCGCGGTTTGTGGAATCTGCCATTTGGCAAACCGCTTATTGCAGGTTCCGGTGCTTTCGTCGATCGCCAGCAGTCCTTTGCCATCGGCGACCATCAACTTGGCGGTTGCTTCAAGGATCTGCGTGTTCACTGTGTGGCGCTCCATTTCCAGTTCTGGATCTCCGGCATATCCTGGCCATGAGCGTCGATGTAGTGTTTGTGCTTAATGAGCTTGTCCTGCATCTGTTGTTTCAAGTAGTCGCCCTTGGAGCCTAGATTCGGTACTCGGTCGACCACGTCCATCACGAGATGGAAACGATCCAGGTCATTTTGAACACGCATGTCGAAGGGGGTTGTAATCGTTCCTTCTTCCTTGTAGCCACGCACATGCAGGTTGCGGTTGGTCCGGGCGTAGGTGAGCCGATGGATCAGCCATGGATAACCGTGAAATCCGAAGATGATGTGTTTGTCTTTGGTGAAGAGCGAATCATAGGCCAGCTCCGTCAAGCCGTGGGGATGCTCGGTGCTCGGTTGCAGCTTCATGAGATCGACGACATTGACGACACGAATTTTCAACGTCGGCAGATGTTCGCGAAGAATGGAGACTGCAGCGAGGATCTCAAGTGTTGGCGTGTCTCCACAACAGGCCATAACGACGTCAGGCTCGCTCTCCTGATCGTTGCTGGCCCATTGCCAGATACCAACTCCCTCCGTGCAATGTACGACTGCTTGGTCCATCGTCAACCACTGTGGAAGCGCATGTTTTCCCGCGACGACCACGTTGACATAGTTCCGGCTGCGCAGGCAGTGATCGAAGACAGATAGGAGACAGTTGGCGTCGGCAGGAAGGTAGCAGCGCACGATGTCGGCCTTCTTGTTGATGACATGGTCGAGGAAGCCGGGGTCCTGGTGAGTGAATCCGTTATGGTCCTGCTGCCAGACATGCGAAGCCAGCAGATAATTCAGTGACGAAATGTCCCGTCGCCAAGGCAGTTCCCGGCACACCTTAAGCCACTTCGCATGTTGGCTGAACATCGAGTCGACGATGCGAATGAACGCCTCATAACTGTTGAACAGACCGTGTCTGCCGGTCAGAAGATAGCCCTCCAGCCAACCCTCGCACTGGTTCTCGCTCAACATCGAATCCAACACGCGGCCCTCCGGTGCGAGGAACTCGTCATTCCTGAACGCACGCGCATCCCATTGACGGTTGGTGACCTCAAAGACGGCCTGGAGAAGATTCGAGACCGTTTCATCGGGACCAAATACGCGAAAGTTTCGTTTGTCCTGATTCAGCTTGGCAACATCCCGAAGGAACGAACCCAGCACGAGCGTATCCTCAACCTCCACCGCGCCCGGAGAATTCACAGTTACAGCATGATCGTGAAAATCGGGCATGTCGAGATCGTGGAGCAGAATGCCGCCATTGGCATGGGGATTGGCTCCCATGCGGCGGTTGCCCTTGGGAGCCAACTCTGCCAGTTCTGCAATAAGGCGGCCATCTTTATCAAAGAGTTCCTGAGGCTTATAACTCTTCATCCAGGCTTCCAAAAGCTTTACATGATCCGGATGCTGAGGATCGACGAGCAGCGGCACCTGATGCGATCTGAATGTTCCCTCAATCTGTAATCCATCGACGACCTTCGGTCCCGTCCAGCCCTTCGGTGACTTAAACACGATCATCGGCCAGCGAGGCCGGGTCGTATCGTTACCGGTACGCGCATTGCTTTGGAAGCGATGGATATCCTCAATAGCTTTGTCGATGGTAGCGGCCATGAGTTCATGCATCTTCTCCGGCTCATCGCCTTCTACGAAGTATGGCGTCCACCCGCAGCCTCTCAGGAATTGGTTCAGTTCCTCGTGCTCAATGCGAGCCAGCACCGTCGGATTACTGATCTTGTAACCATTGAGGTGCAGGATCGGCAGCACCGCCCCATCGGTCCTGGGGTCGAGAAACTTATTGGACTGCCATGAGGTCGCCAACGACGCCGTTTCTGCTTCGCCGTCCCCTATCACGCACGCAACAACCAGGTCCGGGTTGTCGAATGCTGCCCCAAAAGCATGACTAAGCGAATAACCTAGCTCACCGCCCTCATGAATCGATCCAGGCGTAGTCGGTGCAACGTGGCTGGAGATGCCGCCTGGGAAGGAGAACTGTTTGAAAAGCTTTTTCAACCCCGCTTCGTCTTGGGTGACATTCGGATATACCTCGCTCCAGGTGCCCTCGAGATACACGTTGCCCACAATCGCGGGGCCACCATGGCCGGGACCAGCGACGTAAAACATATTCAAGTCGTACTTCTTGATGATCCGATTCAGATGCACGTAGATGAAGTTCTGCCCCGGCGTTGTCCCCCAATGGGAGACAACCAACGGCTTGATGTGTTCGAGCTTCAGCGGCTCTTTCAGGAGAGGATTCTCGTAGAGATAGATTTGGCCGACAGAAACGTAGTTGGCTGCCCGCCAATAGGCGTTCATCCGGCGAAGCAGGTCCGGAGTGAGCGTCGCGCCACCCTTCAGCGACTCCTCTTTGGCGATTGCATCGGGCGTTTCATGAAGCAGGTTTTCGGTCGTGAGTATGTTGGTCGGCATTTCTCAATCTCCTTTTCCAACGGGTGACACGGCTAGGTTGCGTCGCTCGTCTGCAACCCGAGCGAAGTTAGTTTTGCACGAGTGGACTCATAATCGACATGAAGAATGCTTCGCATCCCCAGGCGCTCTGCGATCTGCACGAACATCGGCGTGTTGTCGATGAAGACTGCGTGTGCTGGGGCGGTCTGGGCAAGGTCGAGAGCTAGCCGGAAGATCTCAACGTCGGGCTTCCGCATTCCAACAAAACAGGAAGAGATGAAAGTATCTACAAGCTGGTCGAGCCTGAAGGCGCGAATGCGATACGCATTGACCCCCCGCGACTCATTGCTAATGACGACGATCTTCAGTCCGTGCTGGATTTTGAGCTCCGTCACAAGTTCAAGCATCTTTGGATGCGGCTTCGACTGCGCAAACATGAAGTTACGAAACTGGCTCCGGGTAAACGTCCGCTTCTCAAAGAACACCACCCATCCCAGATACTCATCAAACGAGAGCTTGCCCTCTTCATGGGTCTCGAAGACGAGACGATGACGTTCATCCATCTCCGTCCAATTCAGCTTGAAGTGTTTCGCTGCGCGTTTGCGCGCAAGATGGTCCCATCCGTTGGTGAGCAATACCCCGCCTACATCCACAAACAGCGTCGTGATTGGGAGCGGCTTTTTCACTCGACCCTTGACATGTGTGGATGCCAGCTCATACTGGCTGCCGTGACTCTCAAGAGGATGCCGGTAATGCTGCGACGATGGGTGCTTGTGTGGGTGTGCTATCGCCTGCTGGATCGCTACTCGCTTCCTCGATCGTCTTCTCTGGCCCAAGTCCCATCGTCAGGGCAGTAAGGCCGGCAAGCCCACCTAGTTGCATAGTCTCGATTGCAGAACTTGGAACAATGACAATGGTCGAATTCGTCTTTAGTCCTTCGTACAGCATGTTCATTGCACGCAGATGGAGCGCAACCGGATTATTAGCGTAAGTCTTGGCTGCCTCTCCGAATTTTTCCGCAATCTGCAGCTCCGACTCGCCAAGGATGACCCGAGCCTGACGCTCTCGTTCGGCTTGAGCCTGCATTGACATAGCGTCTTCTAGCGATGCGGGAATCAAGACATCCTTCACTTCGACCGACTGCACACTAATCCCCCACGGTTGGGTCCGCGCATCAATGATGGTCTGGAGCACGGCGCTGATCTTGTCGCGTCCTTCCAGCATGTCCGAAAGCATCGTCTTGCCGATCACATCCCGGAGGGCCGTCTGAGATGCCCATCCGATCGCGCTCTGGTAGTCCGCGACAGCGAGTGCCGCCTTCTCCGGATCTACGATCTTCCAGAACAGCACCGCATCGACATCCACTGGAACGGTATCTTTCGTGAGGGTCTTTTCCGCTTTGAAAGAACTGGTGAGGACGCGGGTATCGATCCAGTAGGGAATCGTGTCGATGAGTGGAATGATGAAGAAGAGTCCGGGCCCCCGCAAAGCACGAAACTTTCCAAGCCTCAAAACAACAGCTTTGCTCCATTGGTCGGCCACTCGGATGGCAGATGAGATAACCGCAGCCACGAATATGGCCATACCGAAGACGATAAATGCAAGATATTCGTACCCTGCCGCGTGCAGACTAAAGCCAAGAGCTGCGCCTATACCTGCAATCACAATGAATATCAGAGTTGGAAATGAGCCGTTTGTCCGCATTTAGATCAGCCTTCTACTCAATGTGCCCATCGTTGGGGCCTTTCCGTCAATTCAGGCCCCAGACGACGGCACGTGTTTCGTACACTTCGATTACGCCGAAACCAGGTCTTCGTGCACGGTGTACGAGTGATGCTCGGTTCCTTCGATAATGTGCTTCGCCGCATCTACCGCTTCGGGAGTGCCATGCACTATGAGCAGGAACTTGTCGGTCTTCAGCGCAACCTCATATTTGATAACGCTGTCCTTGGGAATGCCGATGCTGAAGAGTCCTGCACCAACGGCGCTGACGCCACCTACAACAACCGCGCCCTCAAGTCCGGCGACAATCCAGGCGACCAATGGCCCAGCAACGAGGACGGGTCCGAATCCGGGTATGGCAAATATCGCCGCTCCGAACAACAGGCCCCAGAATCCTCCCCAGAACGCACCCATCTTGCCCCAGTACTTCATTCGGTCCCCGGCGTTGTAGTAGCCGACGACATGCTCGTCTGTGTGAGTATCTTTGCCGGCAATCGACAGACTCTTCATATCGACGCCTGCCTCTTGCAGTTCCTTAATGGCTGCCTCCGTCTGTTGGTGGCTATCGTACACAGCAACAACTGAGTTCATCGTGGACATTACATTCTCCCTTGGTTCTCGTGAGACCGTCTTGATTACGGCCATTGAAGGAAATCGACTTTCCGGTCTAAGCAAAGGGCGCCTGGGCGCGAATAGCAGTGGTTGAATCCACCGGAATCAATCCTCTTTAACTCTTTCACCACCTGCACCTTGTGTCTGAGCATTCCAGCACAGCACCTGTGGGCACGATATTGTTTCCAATCGTCACGAATCCCTGGGGTAACACTGCGCTGCGCGATGTGTTGCCTATAGAAGGCCGCGTGGCGGCAAACGGGCGCTGTTTCCAGAAAATTGCGAACACATTCGCATCTGTCCTGGCACCTTGCACTGCGCTACTAAGCCCTCCTGCTACGCCCTCCTTCTCGCCCGATAAACGGCTCGCGTTTACTGCGATTCGCCTTCCGTCTACACTGGGCTTCGATTCGCTCCTCACTCTTTGGAGGCTCCATGCGCCTGCTGCACCCACGTTCGTTCGCCGTCTTCGCCCTTCTCGCCATAGCCGGCAGCCTTGCCGTCCGCGCCCAGCAGGTTGAATCCGCCACCCCTGACTCGACGACAAACGACAAGTACATCTGGCTGGAAGACGCTCACGGCGACCGCGCCATGGCCTGGGTCAAGGAGCACAACGCGGCCACAGCGAAGGTCTTCGAAGCTGACCCTCGCTTCGCCGCCTACGCCGCCGCCGCCCTCAAGATCGCCGAAGATCCCAACCGTCTCGCCATCCCAGGCCTGCGTCGCGACGAGGTCTACAACCTCTGGCGCGACGCCGCCCACACCCACGGCATCCTCCGCAAGACCTCTCTCACGGACTATCTCGCGCCGCAGCCCGACTGGCACACTGTCATCGACTTCGATGCCCTCGGCAAAAAAGAGAACGTCAGCTGGGTCAATCACGGCCTCGACTGCCTCTATCCCGGCGACGGCCTCTGCATGGTCGAGCTCTCCGCCGGCGGTGAGGACGCCGCCACACTCCGCGAGTTCGATCTCCACACCGGCAACTTCGTCGATGGCGGCTTCGTGCTCCCGCACAGCAAGCAGGACGTCGATTGGCTCGACAAGGACACGCTCCTCGTCTCCCGCGACTGGGGCCCCGACAGCATGACCGCCTCCGGCTACCCGTACATCATCAAGCTCTGGAAGCGCGGCACACCGCTCGACTCCGCCACCGAGATCTTCCGCGGCCGCCCAACGGACATCAGCGACTCCGCCTACACGCTCCACGACGCTCAGGGTCACTCCATCACGCTCCTGCATCGCGGCGTCACCTTCTTTGAGAGCGAGGACTACCTCTACACCCCCGACGGCAAGATCGCGCAACTCGCCATCCCAAAAAAGTCCGGCATCGACGGCCTCCTCGACGGCCGTCTCCTCCTCGAGATCCGCCAGGACTGGACCCCCGCCGGTAGCAAGACCACTTACACCCAGGGCTCGCTCCTGCAACTCAACCTCGCAGACGTCCTTGCCGACCCCGCGCATCTCAAACCCACCATCATCTTCGCGCCCACATCGCAGGAGTTCCTGCAGGGCACCAGCACCACGCAATCGCACCTCATTCTCACCACCCTCGACCACGTCCGTGGCCGCGCCTACGTCTACACGCCCACGAAGAAAGGTTGGTCGAAGAAGCCGCTCACCTTGCCCGAAAACGTCACTGTCGGTATCGTCTCCGCCGACGACAAGAACGACGACTTCGTCCTTGCCGTTACCGGCTTCCTCACACCGTCGTCACTCTGGCTCGGCGACGCCTCCAAGGGCGACATCAAACAGATCAAGACTCAGCCCGCGCAGTTCGACGCTTCAAAAGATGTCGTCGAGCAGCTCGAAGCCACCTCCAAAGATGGCACCAAGGTCCCCTACTTCGTAGTCCATCGCAAGGACATCGTCTACAACGGCCAGAACCCTACGCTGCTCTATGCCTACGGTGGCTTCGAGGTCTCCGAAACGCCCACCTACTCCGGCTACCTCGGCAAGCTATGGCTTGAGCACGGCGGCGTCTACGTCCTCGCCAACATCCGCGGCGGCGGCGAGTTCGGTCCCGCCTGGCACGAGGCAGGCCTCAAGACCCACCGCCAGCGCATCTACGACGACTTCGCATCCGTCGGCGAAGACCTCATCGCACGCAAGATCACCAGCACTCCGCACCTCGGCATCATGGGCGGCTCCAACGGCGGCCTCCTCATGGGCGTCGAGATGACCCAGCGCCCCGACCTTTGGCACGCTGTCGTCATCGAGGTGCCACTCCTCGACATGCTCCGCTTCGAAAAGATCGCCGCCGGCGCCAGTTGGGTCGGCGAGTACGGCTCAGTCGATGTTCCCGAAGAGCGCGCCTTCCTCGCCAAAATCTCACCCTACAACCAGCTCAAGCCCGGCGTGAAGTACCCCGAACCCTTCATCTGGACCACCACCAAGGACGACCGCGTCGGCCCGCAACACGCGCGCAAGTTCGCCGCCAAGATGGAGGAATTCCACGAGCCCTTCCTCTATCACGAGATCACCGAAGGCGGCCACGGCGCCGGCGCCGACCTCAACGAAGAGGCCCGCACCTACGCCGAAACCTACATCTACCTCACCCGCAAACTTATGGACCCACAGCCGTAAGGCCTCGGAATCAGTGCGGCTTCAGCCGCGGAGGGACGCTCGCACACTGAATCAGAGCCTCCCAAAACGCTGTCAACCCCCTATGGCCCGGCAGCCTCCGCAACTGCACCAAAGGAACAGCACTTTCTCCGCACGAACTCTCTATACTTAATACAGAGAGCTGCATACAGAGTGCTGTGGGCTTTGCCCAAAAACTCTTGTCACCCAAAAACTCTGTCATTTCGACCGGAGCATCGTGGCTTTATCGCGATGCGGAGCGGAGAAACCCCCGCATTTTTAGTAGCGATGCGCCGAAGGCGCGAGCCTGTTCCAACAAGCCTTCGATCAGACCTTCACAAGTCCGCCCCTAACTCGCTATCCATCAGGATTTTGGATCGAAAAGTACCCGGGGGGAGGGACTAGGGTGCCAGCTCCGCCGTCCGTAGGAAATCGAAGTTGCCACCCGGATTCAGCGTCACACCCGTCAGCCGCTTCGAATGCACCACCACGTTGTCCGGATACCACAGCGGAATCGTCGGCAGCTCATCCGCGAGGATCTGCTGCACCTGCACATACTCGCGCCGCCGCACCGCTTCATCCGTCTCTTCGCCAGCCTGCTTCAGCAGCGCATCCACGCGAGCATCGCTGAACCGACCGCGGTTCGCTCCCTTCGGCGGAAAGCTCGCCGTCGCGCTCGTATACCGAAAGATGTCCGGGTCCTCATTCGACCCGATCCACCGCAGCATATACATCTGGAACGCGCCCTTCGTAATGTCGGAGTAGAACGTCCCAAACTCAGCCGGCCGTAGCGACAGCGCGATCCCCGCCTGCGCCAGTTGCGCCTGGATCGCCTGTGCCTCCAGCCGCGTCGTCTCATCGGTTGAGGTCTTCAGCGTAAACCGCAACCGCACGCCATCCTTGTCCGGCTTCAACCCCGCCGCATCCAGCAACTGCTTCGCCCGCTCCACATCATGCGGATACTGAGGCAGCTGATCGTCCCCCGCCGCCGCCCAGTGCCCACGCGGCAGCAGCGTCTCGGCTTTCTCCGCGCGCCCGCGCCACAACGCGGCAATCAGCGCATCTCTATCGATGGCACAAGCAATCGCCTGCCGCACACGCTTGTCGCGCAGCGCCGGGTCGGTCACATTGAACGTCGCGTAATCCACCCGAGCCCCCGGCCCCGTCTCCACCACCACCCCCGGCACCCCGCGCAGCGCATGCACCATGTCCTGCGTCAGCACATTGCTTTCTACATCCGCCGAACCCTTGCGCATCTCCAGCGCCACCGTAATGTTGTCCGGAGTCACCTCAAACCGCACCCGCTCAATCTTAGGCGCACCCGCCCAGTACGCAGGGTTACGCTCAATCACAACCTCCTTGTCCTGCACCTGCTCCACAAACCTGAACGGCCCCGTCCCCACCGGATGCAGCCCCTCATTCGACCCGGCGCCATTCTCCACCACGCCAAACAGTCCATCGCTCAAGTTGAACAGCAGGCTCTCATCCGGCTTGCTCGTCTTGACCACCACCGTCAACGGATCGCGCACGCTCACCGCGATCACATCTGCAAACGCTCCACCCTTCGCGGTCAGGATCGCCCCATTCGTCATGCTCCGAATGGACCAAGCCACATCCTCCGCAGTCATCGGTTTGCCATCATGGAACCGCACCCCCGCGCGCAGATGAAACACCCACGTCAGCGGATCAGGACGATTCCAACTCGTCGCCAGCCACGGCTTCAGATTAAAGTGGTCATCCTTCCGCACCAGCGGGTCATAGATAAGCTCACCAATCCGCTCACTCTGCGAATCCGTCCCCTGCCGCAGATCCAAACTGTTCGGCGAACTCTCAATCAAAAACCGTACTGTCGACTCTTCTTGCCCCCATCCACGATGAGCACCGTAGATAGGGCTTTTGCAGGACGTAAGGGTAAAAAGCAGAACGGCGACTACGGCGGCTGCGCCTTTGCTTTTCTTTCTTCCATTCCGAGCGCAGCGAGGAACCTGCTTCTCGCTCGCACAGCGAGCGCACGTTCTTTGACGCTCACCCTCCATACGAAACCTTCCCCAGCACCACAGCCCGCTTCGCCCCCGTAGCACTCGGGACATTCCCCGGCAACCCATGCCACGTCAGCCACCCCAGCAAAGCAAACGCCGCGGCCTCCTTCGCTTCGACAGCCAGCCCAGCACTCTCCGTCGTCGCCACCTTCACACCCAGCGCGCCAAACTTCTCCGCTAGTCCACGCATCAGCGTCTTGTTCTTCGCGCCACCACCCGCAACAAACATCTCCGTAGCCTTCGCTCCCGGAGCGACCTGTCCTAGATGTGGCCAGCAAAATTTGCTGTACGCATCGACAATCGTCTCCACCGTCAACGCAGTCGCTGTAGCCACAATGTCTTCTTTCTCCGCATCGGCCTTCTCGCAAAGCGCGATCAGCTTGTCGACGAACGCCTCACCAAACTCCTCACGCCCGCAAGACTTCGGCGGCTTCGCGTTGAAGTACTTCGTCGCGCGCATCTTCCGCACCACATCCTCCAGCACCTTGCCCCGAGCCGCCGTTCTCCCGCTGCCGTCATACTCGCGCTTATACAGCCGCTGCATCACCGCATCGATCACCATGTTCGCCGGCCCCGTATCGAACGCCATTGCATCGTCAACACACCCGCCCGCAGGCAGCGCCGTCACATTCGCAATCCCGCCCAGGTTCAGCAGCAGCCGGTTCTTCGTCTCATGCCGAAACAGATACCAGTCCAGCATCGGCACCAGCGGCGCACCCTGCCCACCCGCAGCCATATCCGCAGGACGGAAATCACTCACCACCGGCAGCCGCAGCCGCTCAGCGATCACCGCGGCCTCGCCAATCTGCCACGTCATCCCCTCATCGGCATCATGCAGAATCGTCTGTCCATGCACGGCCACCAGTTCCGGCTTCAGCTTATGTTCCTTCGCCGCCTTCTCCACGCACGCGGCATACTCTTCGCCGAGCTTCCAGCTCAACTGCGCCAGCTTCGCCGCACTCATCTTCGTGCCGCCTGCCGCCGCCAGCACCATCGCGCGCAGCTTCTTGCCATACGCAAACCTGCTGTGTCCCAGCACCTTCACTGGAGCCACCCCATTGCGTCCCACCGACACGCGGCAGATCGCCACATCCACTCCATCCGCCGAGGTCCCGCTCATCACCCCGGCCACGATCATCGCCTTCGCCGAGCTCGGCGTCTTCGCAACGTCCATCAAGCTACATCTCCCTTCAACTCGCGCTGCAA carries:
- a CDS encoding ABC transporter substrate-binding protein, with the translated sequence MIESSPNSLDLRQGTDSQSERIGELIYDPLVRKDDHFNLKPWLATSWNRPDPLTWVFHLRAGVRFHDGKPMTAEDVAWSIRSMTNGAILTAKGGAFADVIAVSVRDPLTVVVKTSKPDESLLFNLSDGLFGVVENGAGSNEGLHPVGTGPFRFVEQVQDKEVVIERNPAYWAGAPKIERVRFEVTPDNITVALEMRKGSADVESNVLTQDMVHALRGVPGVVVETGPGARVDYATFNVTDPALRDKRVRQAIACAIDRDALIAALWRGRAEKAETLLPRGHWAAAGDDQLPQYPHDVERAKQLLDAAGLKPDKDGVRLRFTLKTSTDETTRLEAQAIQAQLAQAGIALSLRPAEFGTFYSDITKGAFQMYMLRWIGSNEDPDIFRYTSATASFPPKGANRGRFSDARVDALLKQAGEETDEAVRRREYVQVQQILADELPTIPLWYPDNVVVHSKRLTGVTLNPGGNFDFLRTAELAP
- a CDS encoding anhydro-N-acetylmuramic acid kinase, whose translation is MDVAKTPSSAKAMIVAGVMSGTSADGVDVAICRVSVGRNGVAPVKVLGHSRFAYGKKLRAMVLAAAGGTKMSAAKLAQLSWKLGEEYAACVEKAAKEHKLKPELVAVHGQTILHDADEGMTWQIGEAAVIAERLRLPVVSDFRPADMAAGGQGAPLVPMLDWYLFRHETKNRLLLNLGGIANVTALPAGGCVDDAMAFDTGPANMVIDAVMQRLYKREYDGSGRTAARGKVLEDVVRKMRATKYFNAKPPKSCGREEFGEAFVDKLIALCEKADAEKEDIVATATALTVETIVDAYSKFCWPHLGQVAPGAKATEMFVAGGGAKNKTLMRGLAEKFGALGVKVATTESAGLAVEAKEAAAFALLGWLTWHGLPGNVPSATGAKRAVVLGKVSYGG